A stretch of Campylobacter gracilis DNA encodes these proteins:
- a CDS encoding transglycosylase domain-containing protein — MVRVLFSFITVCAFAAGGIFLYFYSQIRLESDSIIDYHPELTTKIYDRNGNLIANVFNEQNRIYVKFDEIPGRVIEALVAIEDTAFFEHGGVNVEAIFRAIIKDVKAMKFVEGASTITQQITRNLVLSSEKKLDRKIKEAILSLKIENALSKEQILERYFNEVYFGHGYYGIRTAALGYFKKDLQDLSLKEIAILVGLPKAPSSFDPTKHLDLSLSRANNVIYRMHELGWINKTEYELAMNEQPTIYNETLTQNVAPYAVDEIIKEAEKILPDVRTGGYRIDTSLDLKAQAMAQEALVFGYNEILKRNKDANASNVNGAMIVTHPQNGEILALVGGVDYAKSNFNRASQSQRQTGSSFKPFVYQIALDMGYSTMTEVPDIAREFDDGSDKTWKPKNYDKTYSGYITIKEALTRSRNLASINLMQSIGVDRAVKKLGEFGFKNVPPALSVAIGSYGISPLEYSTMYSMFPGLGITAKSKFIVSITDKDGKTRFIEPERRRVLRPEQAYLMTTLLKNIVQRGTGTRARVQGIDIAGKTGTSNDSIDAWFCGFTPDLQIIIWYGNDDYKPMRKVEGGGRTAAPVFAKFLDAYLKEYPQTKRNFTVPDGVFSRQYNGKEEYYTKISPLPKPRESSSDGSF, encoded by the coding sequence ATGGTAAGAGTTTTATTTAGTTTTATTACGGTTTGCGCGTTTGCTGCAGGCGGAATTTTTTTGTATTTTTACTCGCAAATCCGCTTGGAATCGGACTCGATCATCGATTATCATCCCGAGCTTACGACTAAAATTTATGACCGCAATGGCAATTTGATAGCCAATGTTTTTAATGAACAAAATAGAATTTACGTAAAATTCGACGAGATCCCAGGCCGCGTGATCGAGGCACTCGTAGCTATCGAGGATACGGCGTTTTTCGAACATGGCGGTGTGAATGTCGAGGCGATTTTTAGGGCGATTATTAAGGACGTCAAAGCGATGAAATTTGTCGAAGGGGCTTCCACGATTACGCAGCAGATCACGCGAAATTTAGTTCTTTCGAGTGAAAAGAAGCTTGATCGCAAGATCAAAGAAGCGATCCTATCGCTTAAGATAGAAAACGCTCTAAGCAAGGAACAAATTCTAGAGCGTTACTTCAATGAAGTGTATTTTGGGCACGGATATTACGGTATCCGCACGGCGGCTTTGGGATATTTCAAAAAGGATTTGCAAGATTTAAGCCTTAAAGAGATCGCGATTTTAGTGGGCTTGCCGAAAGCTCCTAGCAGCTTCGATCCTACTAAGCACCTGGATTTGTCGCTTTCGCGCGCCAACAACGTGATTTATAGGATGCATGAGCTCGGCTGGATAAATAAGACCGAATATGAGCTCGCGATGAACGAACAGCCTACGATCTACAACGAAACGCTCACGCAAAACGTAGCGCCGTATGCCGTAGATGAGATTATAAAAGAAGCCGAAAAAATTCTACCGGACGTCCGCACGGGCGGATACCGCATAGATACGAGCCTTGATCTAAAAGCGCAGGCGATGGCGCAAGAGGCATTAGTTTTCGGCTACAATGAAATTTTAAAGCGCAACAAAGACGCCAATGCAAGCAACGTAAACGGCGCTATGATCGTCACACATCCCCAAAATGGCGAAATTTTAGCCTTAGTAGGCGGCGTGGATTACGCGAAATCAAATTTCAATCGCGCCAGCCAATCCCAGCGCCAAACCGGCTCCAGCTTCAAGCCTTTCGTCTATCAAATTGCCCTTGATATGGGCTACTCGACGATGACTGAGGTGCCCGATATAGCTAGAGAATTCGACGATGGCAGCGATAAAACGTGGAAGCCGAAAAATTACGACAAGACTTACAGCGGCTATATCACGATCAAAGAAGCTTTAACGCGCTCGCGCAACCTTGCTTCGATCAATCTGATGCAATCTATCGGCGTTGATCGCGCGGTAAAAAAGCTTGGCGAGTTCGGCTTTAAAAACGTCCCGCCCGCCCTGTCGGTGGCTATCGGCAGCTACGGAATTTCGCCGCTTGAATACTCGACGATGTATTCGATGTTCCCGGGGCTCGGGATCACGGCGAAATCTAAATTTATCGTTTCGATCACCGATAAGGACGGCAAAACTCGCTTTATAGAGCCTGAGCGCCGTCGCGTGCTGCGCCCTGAACAGGCATATCTGATGACTACGCTGCTAAAAAATATCGTGCAGCGCGGCACCGGTACTCGCGCGCGCGTGCAGGGCATCGACATAGCGGGCAAAACAGGCACCTCAAATGATAGCATAGATGCATGGTTTTGCGGCTTTACGCCGGATTTGCAGATCATAATCTGGTATGGCAACGACGATTATAAACCTATGCGAAAGGTCGAGGGCGGCGGTCGCACTGCAGCACCGGTGTTTGCAAAATTTTTAGATGCCTATTTAAAAGAATATCCGCAAACCAAGCGCAACTTCACCGTCCCGGACGGCGTTTTTAGCCGCCAATACAACGGGAAGGAGGAGTATTACACTAAAATTTCGCCACTCCCTAAACCTCGCGAAAGTAGTAGCGACGGATCGTTTTAA
- a CDS encoding nitric-oxide reductase large subunit, translated as MAEFKRLWMALVAVLIVGFSFLGFYGGEVYRQSPPVVKFTDASGAELISTERIYRGQEAWQSIGGMQVGSIWGHGAYQAPDWSADWLHKELVAFMDIKAQERFGAKFDALSDEQKAQIKALTKAEYRTNTVKDGAVKLSDDRLKAMAVVKDEYMGVFGNDPRFKKLREDYAMKENTLANEQHRAELVDFIFWTAWAVSTDRPSGEATYTNNWPHEPLIDNVPTTENVVWTIASLVILLTGIGLLVWFGNFYGKKDEDFEAPAKLNADPIAALALTPSQKALGKYLFVAVALFAFQAFIGGFVAHYTIEGQSFFGLDLSQYIPYSLARTWHVQASIFWIATGFLAAGLFLAPIINGGKDPKFQKLGVDVLFYALLFLVVGSFAGEYMAIAGKMDPSSSFWIGHQGYEYLDLGRIWQLILFVGLVIWMVLVLRGFIAGFRAEGDKNLLAIFTASVIAVGLFYGAGLFYGQRSPIPVMEYWRWWVVHLWVEGFFEVFATASLAFVFASLGLVSKKFATYTSIASASIFLIGGIPGTFHHLYFAGTTTPIMAVGASFSALEVVPLVLLGSEAFHYYKLQFAQDWAKRLKWPLYCFIAVAFWNMLGAGVFGFLINPPLALFYIQGLNTTAVHAHTALFGVYGFLALGFVWLVALYIYKDKNFDDTLMKIGFWALNAGLLLMVLISLLPVGILQAFAAIDVGMWYARSAEFLQKDSLYGLRWARIIGDTIFLVGSVCFLLQIVRMIFSRAK; from the coding sequence ATGGCAGAATTTAAAAGGCTCTGGATGGCGCTTGTAGCGGTACTCATCGTGGGCTTTAGTTTCTTGGGTTTTTACGGCGGCGAGGTGTATAGGCAGTCTCCGCCGGTGGTAAAATTTACCGATGCTAGCGGAGCTGAGCTAATCAGCACCGAGCGCATTTACCGCGGACAGGAGGCCTGGCAGAGCATCGGTGGTATGCAGGTGGGCTCTATCTGGGGTCACGGCGCGTATCAGGCGCCCGATTGGAGCGCGGATTGGCTGCATAAGGAGCTAGTTGCGTTTATGGATATCAAGGCGCAGGAGCGTTTCGGCGCTAAATTTGACGCTTTGAGCGACGAGCAAAAGGCGCAGATTAAGGCGCTTACTAAAGCTGAGTACCGCACCAACACCGTAAAAGACGGCGCCGTCAAGCTAAGCGATGATCGCTTAAAGGCTATGGCGGTCGTAAAAGACGAGTACATGGGCGTTTTTGGAAACGATCCGCGCTTTAAAAAGCTTCGCGAGGATTACGCGATGAAGGAAAATACGCTCGCAAACGAGCAACACCGCGCCGAGCTCGTGGATTTCATATTTTGGACTGCGTGGGCGGTTTCTACGGATCGTCCAAGCGGAGAGGCGACCTATACCAATAACTGGCCGCACGAGCCGCTGATAGACAATGTCCCTACCACGGAAAACGTCGTTTGGACGATTGCAAGCCTTGTTATTTTGCTTACCGGCATCGGTCTTTTAGTGTGGTTTGGAAATTTCTACGGCAAAAAGGACGAGGATTTCGAGGCTCCTGCGAAGCTAAATGCCGATCCGATCGCCGCTTTAGCGCTTACGCCGTCGCAAAAGGCGCTTGGTAAATATCTTTTCGTAGCCGTTGCATTGTTTGCATTTCAGGCCTTCATCGGCGGCTTTGTTGCGCACTATACGATCGAGGGTCAGTCCTTTTTCGGGCTTGATCTTTCGCAATATATCCCTTACTCGCTAGCGCGCACCTGGCACGTGCAGGCGTCCATTTTCTGGATCGCTACGGGCTTTTTGGCGGCGGGATTGTTTCTAGCTCCGATCATCAACGGCGGCAAGGATCCGAAATTTCAAAAGCTCGGCGTGGACGTGCTTTTCTACGCGCTTCTTTTCTTGGTCGTCGGCAGCTTTGCAGGCGAATACATGGCGATTGCGGGCAAGATGGATCCAAGCAGCAGCTTCTGGATCGGACATCAAGGATATGAGTATTTAGACCTCGGTAGAATTTGGCAGCTGATACTGTTCGTGGGCCTTGTGATCTGGATGGTGCTCGTGCTGCGCGGCTTTATCGCAGGCTTTAGAGCCGAGGGCGATAAGAATTTATTGGCGATCTTTACCGCTTCGGTTATCGCCGTGGGGCTTTTTTACGGCGCGGGGCTATTTTACGGACAGCGCTCGCCGATCCCTGTGATGGAGTATTGGCGCTGGTGGGTCGTGCACCTTTGGGTCGAGGGATTTTTCGAGGTTTTCGCGACGGCGTCTTTGGCGTTCGTATTCGCGTCCTTGGGCTTAGTAAGCAAGAAATTTGCCACCTACACCTCGATTGCTAGCGCATCGATTTTCCTAATCGGCGGAATTCCGGGCACCTTCCACCACCTCTATTTTGCGGGCACCACTACGCCGATAATGGCTGTGGGTGCAAGCTTTTCGGCGCTTGAGGTCGTGCCTTTGGTGCTTTTGGGCTCAGAGGCGTTTCATTACTATAAGCTTCAATTCGCGCAGGATTGGGCTAAGCGTCTAAAATGGCCGCTTTACTGCTTCATCGCCGTAGCGTTTTGGAATATGCTGGGCGCGGGCGTTTTCGGCTTTTTGATCAACCCGCCGCTTGCGCTATTTTACATCCAGGGTTTAAACACCACCGCAGTGCACGCTCATACGGCGCTATTTGGCGTATACGGCTTTTTGGCACTCGGCTTCGTGTGGCTCGTGGCGCTGTATATTTACAAAGACAAAAACTTTGACGATACGCTGATGAAGATCGGCTTTTGGGCGCTTAACGCGGGTCTGCTTCTAATGGTGCTGATTTCGCTTCTTCCGGTTGGAATTTTGCAGGCGTTTGCGGCGATCGACGTGGGTATGTGGTATGCAAGAAGCGCGGAATTTTTGCAAAAAGACAGCCTCTACGGGCTCCGCTGGGCGCGCATCATCGGCGATACGATCTTTTTGGTAGGAAGCGTGTGCTTCTTGCTTCAAATCGTGCGAATGATATTCTCACGCGCTAAATAG
- a CDS encoding GatB/YqeY domain-containing protein — translation MGVREQILEDIKTAMKSGDHFRRDSLRMLNAALKQVEVDERISLSDERVFSILQSEIKRRNDSVEQYRAGGRDDLVQKEQGEIEIIASYLPAQLSDAELAAAVGSLIAQLGASGAKDMGRVMKAAKEALGSSVDGKRLSEAVKAALK, via the coding sequence ATGGGTGTGCGAGAGCAAATTTTAGAAGACATTAAAACGGCGATGAAAAGCGGCGATCACTTCCGCAGAGACAGCCTGCGGATGCTTAACGCCGCGCTTAAGCAGGTGGAGGTAGACGAGCGCATCAGCCTTAGCGACGAGCGCGTCTTTAGCATACTTCAAAGCGAGATCAAGCGCCGAAACGACTCTGTGGAGCAGTATCGCGCGGGCGGTCGCGACGATCTGGTGCAAAAAGAGCAGGGCGAGATCGAGATCATCGCGTCCTATCTGCCCGCGCAGCTAAGCGATGCCGAGCTTGCCGCCGCGGTTGGCTCGCTAATCGCGCAGCTCGGCGCGAGCGGCGCAAAGGATATGGGACGCGTGATGAAAGCTGCCAAGGAAGCGCTCGGCTCAAGCGTGGACGGCAAGCGGCTGAGCGAGGCGGTCAAAGCGGCACTGAAGTAG
- a CDS encoding translocation/assembly module TamB domain-containing protein has protein sequence MKIFGIIAGILILLIVGTGCLFFSDFGNNLTKPYIENLIKEKSGLDVKLEKFDLNFGDLDISANVNDAANVNVKGKYSLFARSFDLSYDANAHDLAKLGIKTSEGLSLKGQILGDLDKFGINGSGRIFDSNVKFLVNLKDLSPLDLQIDAKGLNVEKALSVASLPIYAKGNIDILSDIKASSGGAEGNASIKSSNLVLNESAFKDMNISIPKGVQITLNSDITAQNDILRAASKIDSTLGKISAEKSEFDLKNKTLNSDFNLSLPDLAKLESLIGRKISGDVKANGNLKTDFSTLELSNSQISAFRDALKADTEAKYDLKNKNGELSAKLNANDLAALQNVLGVKLQGKANGELSAALAQNELKNLNLNLNAMGGNLNASGNLSDLKLKASNLNLAMLSALFYGGAIGEGTINGDAKLSLKDSINGMAQISLANGVIFKKFLDGATGKNFPSDLKADAQAQTNIKNSVATFSVSANSDLAQLQSLNGTYELKNKALKANYALLIPSLQRLEFFLNRRLNGKIAATGELSHDGKSLFATINSKVAGGELNGQIAGDEANFKLQNFIVKELTTLLNIDHVYDGTGNANLTYNTSSHSGKFDAIINNGRLPSGGLIDKIGKILGRDLGGEVYNDAKVNGTIKQNLINFNADMSAQKSKLNVTGGTLDSKTGAISVPVKANIEKTDLEINITGTIKEPKYNIQSDYLKGKLDKQIGKGIDKLFGVKKDDNSSKNDAKKEKSDVVKGLIKGLF, from the coding sequence ATGAAAATTTTCGGCATAATCGCAGGAATTTTAATCCTGCTTATCGTAGGCACGGGCTGCCTATTTTTCAGCGATTTTGGCAACAATCTCACCAAGCCTTACATAGAAAATTTGATCAAAGAAAAAAGCGGCCTTGACGTGAAGCTTGAGAAATTCGATCTAAATTTCGGCGATCTGGACATCAGCGCCAACGTAAATGACGCTGCGAACGTAAACGTAAAGGGCAAATACTCGCTTTTTGCGCGCTCTTTCGATCTTAGTTACGACGCAAATGCGCACGATCTAGCCAAGCTCGGCATAAAAACGAGCGAAGGGCTAAGCCTCAAAGGGCAAATTTTAGGCGATCTTGACAAATTCGGCATCAACGGCAGCGGGCGAATTTTTGATAGCAACGTAAAATTTTTGGTAAATTTAAAAGACCTTAGCCCGCTTGATCTGCAAATCGACGCTAAGGGCCTAAACGTCGAAAAGGCCCTTAGCGTAGCCTCTCTGCCGATCTACGCCAAAGGAAATATCGACATTCTCTCGGACATCAAGGCTAGCAGCGGCGGCGCAGAGGGCAACGCGAGCATCAAGAGCTCAAATTTGGTCCTAAACGAATCTGCGTTTAAAGATATGAATATCTCCATCCCAAAGGGCGTGCAGATCACGCTAAACTCAGACATCACGGCGCAAAATGACATCCTGCGAGCAGCAAGCAAGATCGATTCGACGCTAGGCAAAATCAGCGCCGAAAAGTCGGAATTTGATCTAAAAAACAAAACTTTAAACTCCGATTTCAATCTAAGCTTGCCCGATCTAGCGAAGCTTGAAAGCCTTATCGGGCGTAAAATTTCTGGCGACGTTAAAGCAAACGGAAATTTAAAGACCGATTTTTCTACGCTTGAGCTTTCAAACTCGCAAATTTCGGCGTTTAGAGACGCGCTTAAAGCGGATACAGAGGCCAAATACGATCTGAAAAATAAAAACGGCGAGCTGTCCGCGAAGCTAAACGCAAACGATCTAGCCGCGCTGCAAAACGTCCTGGGAGTGAAGCTACAAGGCAAGGCAAACGGCGAGCTTAGCGCGGCTCTAGCGCAAAATGAGCTTAAAAATCTAAACTTAAATTTAAACGCGATGGGCGGCAACCTGAATGCGAGCGGAAATTTGAGCGATCTAAAGCTTAAGGCGAGCAATCTAAATCTGGCCATGCTTTCGGCTCTGTTTTACGGCGGCGCGATCGGAGAGGGCACGATAAACGGCGATGCGAAGTTAAGCTTAAAAGACAGCATTAACGGCATGGCGCAAATTTCGCTCGCTAACGGCGTGATTTTTAAGAAATTTTTAGACGGCGCGACGGGCAAGAACTTCCCGAGCGATCTGAAAGCGGACGCGCAGGCGCAGACAAATATCAAAAACTCCGTCGCGACCTTTAGCGTAAGCGCGAACTCCGATCTAGCGCAGCTTCAGAGCCTAAATGGCACCTACGAGCTCAAAAACAAAGCGCTTAAAGCAAACTACGCGCTACTGATCCCGAGTCTGCAGCGACTCGAGTTTTTTCTAAATCGCAGACTAAACGGCAAGATTGCCGCTACAGGCGAGCTTTCGCACGACGGCAAGAGCCTGTTTGCGACCATAAATTCCAAGGTCGCGGGCGGCGAGCTGAATGGACAGATCGCGGGCGATGAAGCGAACTTCAAACTTCAAAATTTCATCGTCAAAGAACTTACGACGCTTCTAAATATCGATCATGTCTACGACGGCACGGGCAACGCAAATCTTACGTATAATACGAGCTCGCACAGCGGCAAATTCGATGCGATCATCAACAACGGACGCCTTCCTAGCGGCGGATTGATCGATAAAATCGGTAAAATTTTAGGTCGCGATCTAGGCGGCGAGGTCTATAACGACGCCAAAGTAAACGGCACGATCAAGCAAAATTTGATAAATTTCAACGCCGATATGAGCGCGCAAAAAAGCAAGCTAAACGTCACGGGCGGCACGCTGGATAGCAAAACGGGCGCGATTTCGGTACCGGTTAAAGCAAACATCGAAAAGACCGATCTTGAAATAAACATCACCGGCACGATCAAAGAGCCGAAATACAATATCCAATCGGACTATCTAAAGGGCAAGCTCGACAAGCAGATCGGCAAGGGCATCGACAAACTTTTCGGTGTGAAAAAGGACGATAACAGCAGCAAAAACGACGCGAAAAAGGAGAAATCGGACGTGGTTAAGGGTCTGATAAAAGGGCTATTTTAG
- the groES gene encoding co-chaperone GroES → MKFQPLGKRVLIEREEETKKTASGIIIPDNASKEKPSTGKIVAVGSECEGVKNGDTVAFAKYAGSEISLDDKKYLILNLEDVLGIIK, encoded by the coding sequence ATGAAATTTCAACCACTTGGCAAGCGCGTTCTAATCGAGCGCGAGGAGGAAACTAAAAAGACCGCTTCGGGCATCATCATCCCCGACAATGCTTCAAAAGAGAAGCCTTCGACCGGCAAAATCGTAGCCGTCGGCAGCGAATGTGAAGGCGTCAAAAATGGCGATACCGTAGCGTTTGCAAAATACGCAGGCAGCGAGATTAGCTTAGATGATAAGAAATATCTTATCTTAAATTTAGAAGATGTTTTAGGCATAATTAAATAA
- the groL gene encoding chaperonin GroEL (60 kDa chaperone family; promotes refolding of misfolded polypeptides especially under stressful conditions; forms two stacked rings of heptamers to form a barrel-shaped 14mer; ends can be capped by GroES; misfolded proteins enter the barrel where they are refolded when GroES binds) — MAKEIIFSDDARNKLYAGVRKLNDAVKVTMGPRGRNVLIQKSFGAPAITKDGVTVAKEIELKDTLENMGASLVREVASKTNDQAGDGTTTATVLAHAIFKEGLRNVTAGANPIEVKRGMDKFSAAVIEELKKSSKKVSGKKEIAQVATISANNDSAVGDLIADAMERVGKDGVITVEEAKSINDELNVVEGMQFDRGYLSPYFITNAEKMLVELSSPLVLLFDKKITNLKDLLPVLEQVQKSGKPLLIIAEDIEGEALATLVVNKLRGVLNISAVKAPGFGDRRKAMLEDIAILTGGTVISEELGRTLESASMADLGQAERIVIDKDNTTIVGGAGKKKDIDARVLQIKAQIAETTSDYDKEKLQERMAKLSGGVAVIKVGAATETEMKEKKDRVDDALNATKAAVDEGIVIGGGAALIRAGLSVKLALSGDELIGADIVKRALFAPLRQIAENAGFDAGVVANKVEQGSDKKFGFNAANGEYVNMFEAGIIDPVKVERIALQNAVSVASLLLTTEATVSEIKEEKPAMPPMPDMGGMGGMGGMM; from the coding sequence ATGGCAAAAGAGATTATTTTTTCAGACGACGCAAGAAACAAGCTTTACGCGGGCGTTAGGAAGCTAAACGACGCTGTAAAAGTTACGATGGGACCTCGCGGTCGCAATGTCTTAATCCAAAAGAGCTTCGGAGCTCCTGCGATCACAAAAGACGGCGTAACCGTCGCTAAAGAGATCGAGCTAAAAGATACGCTTGAGAACATGGGCGCTTCTTTGGTGCGCGAAGTAGCGAGTAAAACCAACGATCAGGCAGGCGACGGCACTACTACAGCAACCGTGCTAGCTCACGCAATCTTTAAAGAAGGTCTACGCAACGTAACCGCGGGCGCAAATCCTATCGAGGTTAAACGCGGTATGGATAAATTTAGCGCTGCGGTTATCGAGGAGCTAAAAAAATCCTCTAAAAAAGTAAGCGGCAAAAAAGAGATCGCACAGGTTGCTACGATCTCTGCCAATAACGACAGCGCGGTGGGCGATCTGATCGCAGACGCTATGGAAAGAGTCGGTAAAGACGGCGTTATTACTGTCGAAGAGGCGAAATCTATCAACGATGAGTTAAACGTAGTCGAGGGAATGCAGTTTGACCGCGGCTATCTAAGCCCATATTTCATTACAAATGCCGAGAAAATGCTAGTCGAGCTAAGCTCGCCGCTAGTGCTTCTATTTGACAAAAAAATTACAAATTTAAAAGACCTATTACCAGTTTTGGAGCAGGTTCAAAAAAGCGGCAAACCGCTTCTAATCATCGCCGAGGATATCGAGGGCGAGGCGCTTGCGACTTTAGTCGTAAATAAACTTCGCGGCGTGCTAAACATCTCTGCGGTCAAGGCTCCGGGATTTGGCGATCGCAGAAAGGCAATGCTTGAAGATATCGCGATTTTAACGGGCGGCACCGTCATCAGTGAGGAGCTTGGCAGAACGCTAGAAAGTGCTTCTATGGCCGATCTCGGACAAGCCGAGCGCATCGTGATCGACAAAGACAACACCACTATCGTAGGTGGCGCGGGCAAGAAAAAAGATATCGACGCGCGCGTTTTGCAGATCAAAGCTCAAATCGCTGAGACTACGAGCGATTACGACAAAGAGAAGCTTCAAGAGCGCATGGCTAAGCTTAGCGGTGGCGTTGCGGTTATCAAGGTGGGCGCTGCAACCGAAACCGAGATGAAAGAGAAAAAAGACCGCGTGGACGATGCTCTAAATGCAACCAAAGCAGCCGTAGACGAGGGTATCGTAATCGGCGGCGGCGCTGCGCTAATCAGAGCTGGACTTAGCGTAAAACTAGCACTAAGCGGCGACGAGCTTATCGGTGCGGACATCGTTAAGCGCGCGCTTTTCGCTCCGCTTCGCCAGATCGCCGAGAATGCGGGATTTGACGCGGGCGTCGTAGCTAATAAGGTCGAGCAAGGCTCAGACAAAAAATTCGGCTTCAATGCTGCAAACGGCGAGTATGTCAATATGTTTGAAGCAGGCATCATCGATCCGGTCAAGGTCGAGCGCATCGCGCTTCAAAACGCGGTCTCCGTAGCAAGCCTGCTTCTAACGACCGAAGCGACCGTAAGCGAGATCAAAGAGGAGAAACCTGCAATGCCTCCAATGCCTGATATGGGCGGAATGGGTGGCATGGGCGGAATGATGTAG
- the ispG gene encoding flavodoxin-dependent (E)-4-hydroxy-3-methylbut-2-enyl-diphosphate synthase yields MKNRYPTRQISVGSVKIGGGAPISVQSMSFSKTKDVEGTLEQINRLYFAGCDIVRCAVLDKQDADALARIKKSSPLPIVADIHFNFRLALQVAEFVDAIRINPGNIGGKERIKEVVRACKARSLPIRIGVNLGSLEEQFEQKYGRSVEAMVQSALYNAALLQDEDFSDIAISLKTSDAPSTVAAYRALRPLCEYPFHLGVTEAGTKFHASIKSAIALGTLLMEGIGDTMRVSITGELEEEIRVARAILQDAGVQKSGVNIISCPTCGRLQSDLLSAIKIVEEKTAHIKTPLNISVMGCVVNAIGEAKGADVAIAFGNGRGIVMRHGEVVAKLDESKLVERFLQEVEDEVRAREGA; encoded by the coding sequence TTGAAAAATCGCTATCCGACCCGCCAAATCTCCGTGGGCTCCGTCAAAATCGGCGGCGGCGCGCCCATCTCCGTGCAGTCGATGAGCTTTTCTAAAACGAAGGACGTGGAGGGCACGCTAGAGCAGATTAACCGCCTGTATTTCGCGGGCTGCGACATCGTGCGCTGCGCCGTGCTTGATAAGCAGGACGCGGACGCACTCGCGCGTATCAAAAAAAGCTCGCCGCTTCCCATCGTAGCGGACATCCATTTTAATTTTCGCTTGGCGCTACAGGTTGCGGAATTCGTCGATGCTATCCGCATCAATCCGGGCAATATCGGCGGCAAGGAGCGTATCAAAGAGGTCGTGCGCGCGTGCAAAGCTCGCAGTCTGCCTATCCGCATCGGCGTAAATTTGGGCTCACTCGAGGAGCAATTTGAGCAAAAATACGGCCGCAGCGTGGAGGCGATGGTGCAAAGCGCGCTGTATAACGCCGCGCTGCTGCAGGATGAGGACTTTAGCGACATCGCGATCTCGCTTAAGACCTCCGACGCGCCGAGTACTGTGGCTGCGTATCGCGCGCTGCGCCCGCTATGCGAGTATCCTTTTCATCTGGGCGTGACCGAGGCGGGGACAAAATTTCACGCTAGCATCAAGAGCGCGATCGCGCTGGGTACGCTTCTGATGGAGGGGATCGGCGATACGATGCGCGTGAGCATCACGGGCGAGCTTGAGGAGGAGATCCGCGTCGCGCGCGCGATCCTGCAGGATGCGGGCGTGCAAAAAAGCGGCGTCAATATCATCTCGTGCCCTACCTGCGGGCGTTTGCAAAGCGATCTGCTAAGCGCGATCAAAATCGTCGAAGAAAAAACCGCGCATATCAAAACGCCGCTAAATATCAGCGTCATGGGCTGCGTCGTAAATGCGATCGGCGAGGCGAAGGGCGCGGACGTGGCGATCGCGTTCGGCAACGGGCGCGGCATCGTGATGCGCCACGGCGAAGTGGTCGCCAAACTCGATGAGAGTAAGCTCGTGGAGCGGTTTTTGCAGGAGGTCGAGGACGAGGTGCGGGCTCGCGAAGGGGCGTGA